A single region of the Xylanibacillus composti genome encodes:
- a CDS encoding adenosylcobinamide amidohydrolase, with product MIRLQRLSGGYDKDRPIVQDISLQVEKGTFFALLGPNGSGKSTLFKLMTGVLKASAGDIELNGAPLQSYSSVERARLIAVLAQEEQVAFDFTVEEIVMLGRYPHQKGLLKTASRQDIEAVEEAMRTTNVLHYRFRSFRELSGGEKQRVLLAKALAQEPTLLLLDEPTNHLDVRHTYEMLDLLREKQRRDSLTVVAILHDLNVAALYADQVALLREGKIVEQGDVSVLRDGASIGRVYGVRAIAQYHPLIPKPQWFMTPKPDDREPKRAPFRESFRLEQNERLIHIAFDHPLRTISNGVNGEGLQWIRHFCNFHVDKHYSCKDPLADIRHWMEELDIPFEQAVGMMTAVHLKHMAVVEDEAGPYQVMAVVTAGAGNAVDISSDLAPEPFIIPGTINTMVFADAHLTDGALVNAALTVTEAKVKALHDMNVRDPRSQSMATGTSTDSLLIAATQLGEPTPYAGSGTVIGKLLGRAVYRATRMALEKTRR from the coding sequence ATGATTCGGCTTCAGCGTCTGAGCGGCGGCTACGACAAGGACCGACCGATTGTACAGGATATATCGCTGCAAGTGGAGAAAGGCACGTTCTTCGCGCTCCTCGGGCCGAACGGCAGCGGGAAATCCACGCTGTTCAAGCTGATGACGGGCGTTTTGAAGGCGTCTGCCGGTGACATTGAGCTGAACGGCGCTCCGCTTCAGAGCTATTCCTCGGTAGAACGGGCAAGACTGATCGCTGTTCTGGCGCAGGAAGAGCAGGTTGCCTTCGATTTTACAGTAGAAGAGATCGTCATGCTGGGCCGGTATCCGCATCAAAAAGGGCTGTTGAAAACAGCAAGCCGCCAAGATATAGAAGCGGTGGAAGAAGCGATGCGCACAACGAATGTGCTGCATTACCGTTTTCGCTCTTTCCGTGAGCTGAGCGGCGGAGAGAAGCAGCGCGTGCTGCTAGCCAAGGCGTTGGCCCAGGAGCCGACCCTGCTTCTGCTGGACGAGCCGACGAATCATCTGGACGTGCGTCACACTTACGAAATGCTTGATTTGCTAAGAGAGAAGCAGCGCAGGGACAGCTTGACTGTTGTGGCTATTCTGCATGATTTGAACGTCGCGGCGCTTTACGCGGATCAGGTAGCGCTGCTGCGGGAAGGAAAAATTGTCGAGCAGGGGGATGTCAGCGTGCTGCGGGATGGCGCTTCCATCGGACGCGTGTACGGCGTTCGCGCTATTGCCCAATACCATCCGCTGATCCCCAAGCCTCAATGGTTCATGACGCCGAAGCCGGATGACAGGGAACCGAAGCGCGCTCCATTCCGAGAATCGTTCCGGCTGGAACAGAATGAACGGCTGATTCATATCGCGTTCGATCATCCGCTGCGCACGATTTCCAACGGGGTGAACGGCGAAGGACTGCAGTGGATTCGGCACTTTTGCAATTTTCATGTGGACAAGCATTACAGCTGCAAGGATCCGCTTGCAGATATTCGCCATTGGATGGAGGAGCTGGACATTCCCTTCGAGCAGGCCGTGGGCATGATGACGGCTGTGCACTTGAAGCATATGGCCGTCGTCGAAGACGAAGCGGGTCCTTACCAGGTAATGGCCGTAGTAACGGCAGGAGCCGGAAATGCGGTCGACATTTCGAGTGATCTCGCGCCTGAACCGTTCATCATTCCCGGCACCATCAATACGATGGTATTCGCAGATGCACATCTGACAGACGGCGCGCTGGTCAATGCGGCCTTGACTGTAACCGAGGCGAAAGTGAAAGCCCTGCACGATATGAATGTGCGCGATCCCCGCTCACAGTCGATGGCAACAGGGACCTCCACAGATAGTCTGCTGATAGCGGCTACACAGCTGGGCGAGCCTACTCCCTATGCAGGATCGGGAACGGTCATTGGCAAATTGCTTGGCCGCGCCGTTTACAGAGCTACGCGCATGGCGTTAGAGAAGACCAGGCGGTGA
- the cbiB gene encoding adenosylcobinamide-phosphate synthase CbiB: MYGYYIGASVFDEAGPLAGAILTVLSLLGGAAVLDLLLGDPRRMPHPVVYMGKLIGFLESRWNRGSQSRKVGMGLVMAVFVPGLVFLLAWLLVTACYRLSGWLGFTAEILLVYTTIAMRGLADAAWEVNKPLREGRLPEARRSLAMIVGRDTEQLAESDIVRGTIETVAENTSDGIVAPLFWAVIGGAPAAMAYRAVNTLDSMVGYKHDRFLHYGRASAKLDDAANWLPARITALCMWIGGGMTALLAPGRLELRWAEAWKIVRRDAPKHPSPNSGWPEAMAAALLGVQLGGRNTYHGVISNRARMGDHLHPLRSEHIRWTVWLMHGAWIVFIGFAAVLAAWAAWITTT, encoded by the coding sequence TTGTACGGTTATTATATAGGTGCCTCTGTCTTTGACGAAGCAGGGCCGTTAGCCGGCGCCATTCTTACTGTTCTATCGCTGCTGGGGGGAGCGGCCGTGCTCGACTTGCTGTTAGGAGACCCCCGTCGCATGCCGCATCCCGTCGTCTATATGGGGAAGCTGATCGGTTTCTTGGAATCGCGATGGAATCGGGGATCGCAGTCGCGCAAAGTCGGGATGGGACTCGTCATGGCTGTCTTTGTGCCCGGTCTGGTCTTTCTTCTGGCATGGCTGCTTGTTACAGCTTGTTACCGGCTGTCGGGCTGGCTGGGGTTCACAGCAGAAATCCTGCTCGTCTATACGACGATTGCCATGCGCGGCTTGGCAGACGCTGCCTGGGAGGTGAACAAGCCTTTAAGGGAAGGAAGGCTGCCGGAAGCAAGACGGTCATTGGCGATGATCGTCGGCAGGGATACAGAGCAGCTTGCGGAGTCCGATATTGTGCGCGGCACGATTGAAACTGTCGCCGAAAATACATCGGATGGCATCGTCGCCCCCCTGTTCTGGGCTGTCATTGGCGGCGCGCCAGCGGCAATGGCTTATCGCGCTGTCAATACATTGGATTCTATGGTAGGTTATAAGCATGATCGCTTTTTGCATTATGGACGGGCTTCTGCCAAACTGGATGATGCGGCCAACTGGCTCCCTGCAAGGATCACGGCGCTTTGCATGTGGATTGGCGGGGGCATGACGGCATTGCTTGCTCCAGGCAGGCTTGAGCTGAGGTGGGCTGAGGCATGGAAGATCGTACGGCGAGATGCCCCTAAGCATCCAAGCCCGAACAGCGGTTGGCCCGAGGCGATGGCGGCCGCGCTGCTGGGCGTGCAGTTAGGCGGTCGAAATACATACCATGGGGTCATATCGAACCGTGCAAGAATGGGCGACCATCTGCATCCGCTCAGATCGGAACATATCCGCTGGACGGTTTGGCTCATGCACGGAGCCTGGATTGTATTTATCGGCTTTGCGGCAGTCTTGGCGGCATGGGCGGCTTGGATCACCACGACTTGA